From a single Vitis vinifera cultivar Pinot Noir 40024 chromosome 18, ASM3070453v1 genomic region:
- the LOC100257433 gene encoding receptor protein-tyrosine kinase CEPR1 — protein MALSCIFFLFVSLVFLSMPSQASITNQSHFFTLMKNSLSGNSLSDWDVTGKTSYCNYSGVSCNDEGYVEVIDISGWSLSGRFPPDVCSYLPQLRVLRLSYNDLHDNFPEGIVNCSLLEELDMNGSQVIGTLPDLSPMKSLRILDLSYNLFTGEFPLSITNLTNLEHIRFNENEGFNLWSLPEDISRLTKLKSMILTTCMVHGQIPPSIGNMTSLVDLQLSGNFLNGQIPAELGLLKNLRLLELYYNQIAGRIPEELGNLTELNDLDMSVNRLTGKIPESICKLPKLRVLQFYNNSLTGEIPEAIGNSTALAMLSIYDNFLTGGVPRSLGQWSPMILLDLSENHLSGELPTEVCKGGNLLYFLVLDNMFSGKLPENYAKCESLLRFRVSNNRLEGPIPEGLLGLPRVSILDLGFNNLNGQIGKTIGTARNLSELFIQSNRISGALPPEISQATNLVKIDLSNNLLSGPIPSEIGNLNKLNLLLLQGNKFNSAIPKSLSSLKSVNVLDLSNNRLTGKIPESLSELLPNSINFTNNLLSGPIPLSLIQGGLAESFSGNPHLCVSVYVNSSDSNFPICSQTDNRKKLNCIWVIGASSVIVIVGVVLFLKRWFSKQRAVMEHDENMSSSFFSYAVKSFHRINFDPREIIEALIDKNIVGHGGSGTVYKIELSNGEVVAVKKLWSQKTKDSASEDQLFLVKELKTEVETLGSIRHKNIVKLYSCFSSSDSSLLVYEYMPNGNLWDALHRGRTLLDWPIRHRIALGIAQGLAYLHHDLLPPIIHRDIKSTNILLDINYQPKVADFGIAKVLQARGKDFTTTVIAGTYGYLAPEYAYSSKATTKCDVYSFGVVLMELITGKKPVEAEFGENKNIIYWVATKVGTMEGAMEVLDKRLSGSFRDEMLQMLRIGLRCTSSSPALRPTMNEVAQLLTEADPCRVDSCKLSCKTKETSNVTKTKNPFEL, from the exons aTGGCTCTTTCttgtattttcttcctttttgtgtcACTTGTGTTTCTCTCCATGCCCTCACAAGCCAGCATAACTAACCAGTCTCACTTCTTCACTCTAATGAAGAACTCTCTCTCTGGGAACTCCTTGTCTGATTGGGATGTAACAGGAAAAACGTCTTACTGTAACTATAGTGGAGTGAGCTGCAACGATGAAGGGTATGTTGAAGTGATTGACATCTCTGGGTGGTCACTTTCTGGCCGTTTTCCACCAGACGTATGCTCTTACCTGCCCCAGCTGCGGGTTCTTCGTCTCAGCTACAACGACCTTCATGACAATTTTCCAGAGGGCATTGTCAACTGCTCTCTCCTGGAAGAGCTTGATATGAATGGTTCACAAGTCATTGGGACGCTGCCGGACCTGTCGCCAATGAAATCTCTCCGGATACTGGACCTGTCATACAACCTCTTCACAGGCGAGTTCCCTTTGTCCATAACCAACCTCACCAATCTTGAACATATACGCTTCAACGAAAATGAGGGTTTCAACCTATGGTCACTGCCAGAGGATATTTCCAGGTTGACAAAGCTCAAGAGTATGATCTTGACAACATGCATGGTACACGGCCAGATACCACCGTCCATAGGGAACATGACATCCCTGGTTGATCTTCAGCTGAGTGGGAACTTCCTCAACGGTCAGATTCCAGCAGAGCTTGGATTGCTGAAGAACTTGCGACTGCTTGAGCTTTATTACAACCAGATTGCTGGTAGAATACCCGAGGAGTTGGGGAATCTGACGGAGCTCAACGATTTAGATATGTCAGTGAACCGGTTGACTGGAAAAATTCCGGAATCCATATGTAAATTGCCCAAGCTCCGGGTCCTGCAGTTTTACAATAACAGCCTTACTGGAGAAATTCCGGAGGCAATTGGTAACTCAACAGCCTTGGCCATGTTATCAATTTACGACAACTTCCTGACAGGAGGAGTTCCAAGAAGTCTGGGACAATGGTCGCCTATGATTCTTTTAGACTTGTCAGAAAACCATCTATCTGGTGAATTGCCGACAGAGGTCTGCAAGGGAGGTAACCTGCTCTATTTTCTTGTCCTGGATAATATGTTTTCTGGAAAGTTACCTGAGAACTATGCAAAATGCGAGTCTCTTTTACGGTTTAGAGTGAGCAATAACCGTTTGGAGGGTCCAATCCCCGAGGGGCTTCTTGGTCTTCCCCGCGTTTCAATCCTTGATTTAGGTTTCAACAATTTGAATGGTCAAATTGGCAAAACAATTGGAACTGCTAGAAACTTGTCAGAATTGTTCATTCAGAGCAACAGGATTTCTGGTGCTCTACCCCCTGAAATATCTCAAGCTACCAATTTGGTGAAGATTGATCTCAGTAACAATCTCTTGTCTGGTCCAATACCTTCAGAAATTGGAAATCTAAATAAGCTAAATCTTTTGCTGTTGCAAGGCAACAAGTTCAATTCTGCCATTCCCAAGTCACTATCTTCATTGAAATCTGTAAATGTCCTTGATCTCTCCAACAATCGCTTGACAGGGAAAATCCCAGAAAGCCTCTCTGAATTGTTGCCAAACTCCATCAACTTTACAAACAACCTGCTTTCTGGTCCAATTcctctctcactgatacaaggAGGGTTGGCAGAAAGCTTTTCAGGCAACCCACATCTCTGTGTTTCGGTCTATGTTAATTCCTCAGATTCGAATTTCCCCATATGTTCTCAAACCGACAACCGAAAGAAGCTAAATTGTATCTGGGTCATTGGGGCTTCTTCAGTGATTGTTATTGTTGGAGTTGTCTTGTTTCTAAAGCGTTGGTTCAGCAAACAAAGAGCTGTGATGGAACATGATGAGAACATGTCTTCATCATTCTTCTCTTATGCCGTAAAGAGCTTTCATCGAATCAATTTTGATCCACGTGAGATCATTGAGGCCTTGATTGATAAGAACATAGTCGGGCACGGAGGATCTGGCACAGTGTACAAAATTGAACTGAGCAATGGGGAAGTTGTCGCTGTGAAGAAGCTGTGgagtcaaaaaacaaaagattctGCTTCAGAGGATCAGCTGTTTTTAGTCAAAGAATTAAAAACCGAAGTCGAGACTCTAGGAAGCATAAGGCACAAAAACATTGTCAAGTTGTATAGCTGCTTCTCAAGTTCGGATAGCAGCTTGTTGGTATATGAGTACATGCCCAATGGAAACCTTTGGGATGCCCTTCACAGAGGAAGGACCCTTTTGGATTGGCCCATTCGTCATCGGATTGCTCTAGGGATTGCACAGGGTTTGGCCTATCTTCATCATGATCTGTTGCCACCTATAATTCACAGAGATATCAAGTCAACCAACATTCTCCTGGATATCAATTACCAACCCAAAGTTGCAGACTTCGGCATAGCCAAGGTCTTGCAAGCAAGAGGGAAAGATTTCACTACTACTGTTATTGCAGGGACTTATGGTTACTTGGCCCCAG AATATGCATATTCATCCAAGGCGACCACCAAGTGTGACGTGTACAGTTTTGGAGTAGTACTCATGGAACTAATAACTGGGAAGAAGCCAGTAGAGGCAGAGTTTGGGGAGAACAAGAATATCATATATTGGGTTGCAACCAAAGTGGGTACGATGGAAGGAGCTATGGAGGTTCTAGACAAGCGCTTATCAGGGTCCTTCAGAGACGAGATGCTTCAGATGCTGCGGATTGGCCTCCGCTGCACGAGTAGCAGCCCGGCCCTTCGCCCAACTATGAATGAGGTTGCCCAGTTGTTGACTGAGGCGGACCCATGCAGAGTCGATTCTTGCAAGTTGTCATGCAAGACCAAAGAGACGTCCAATGTCACCAAGACAAAGAACCCATTTGAATTATGA
- the LOC109121676 gene encoding receptor-like protein kinase 7 produces MSASNAFRWNLCLLCLLCLVCLPSGVTSDEIQLLLKVKAELQNFDTYVFDSWESNDSACNFRGITCNSDGRVREIELSNQRLSGVVPLESICQLESLEKLSLGFNFLQGTISGDLNKCVGLQYLDLGNNLFTGPLPDFSSLSGLKHLYLNSSGFSGLFPWKSLQNMSGLISLSLGDNPFQPSPIAEEVFKLYDLNWLYLSNCSINGTLPPEIGNLNKLINLELSDNYLSGEIPAEIGKLSKLWQLELYANELTGKIPVGFRNLTNLENFDASDNNLEGDLSELRFLNQLVSLQLFENSFSGQIPEEFGEFRRLVNLSLFSNKLSGPIPQKLGSWADFDYIDVSENSLTGPIPPDMCKNGKMKELLMLQNKFTGEIPVTYASCSTLTRFRVNNNSLSGTVPAGIWGLPNVNIIDITMNAFEGSITSDIAKAKSLGQLFVGNNRLSGELPVEISKASSLVSIDLSNNQFSREIPATIGELKNLGSLHLQNNMFSGSIPKELGSCDSLSDLNIAHNLLSGKIPSSLGSLPTLNSLNLSENQLSGEIPASLSSLRLSLLDLSHNRLTGRVPQSLSIEAYNGSFAGNAGLCSPNISFFRRCPPDSRISREQRTLIVCFIIGSMVLLGSLAGFFFLKSKEKDDRSLKDDSWDVKSFHMLSFTEDEILNSIKQENLIGKGGCGNVYKVSLSNGNELAVKHIWNSDSGGRKKTRSTTPMLAKRSGKSSEFDAEVQTLSSIRHVNVVKLYCSITSEDSSLLVYEYLPNGSLWDRLHTSRKMELDWETRYEIALGAAKGLEYLHHSCERPVIHRDVKSSNILLDEFLKPRIADFGLAKIVQANGGGKDSTHVIAGTHGYIAPEYGYTYKVNEKSDVYSFGVVLMELVTGKRPIEPDYGENRDIVSWVCSNIKTRESVLSIVDSRIPEALKEDAVKVLRIAILCTARLPALRPTMRGVVQMIEEAEPCRLVGIIVNKDGVTKKMEGKTEKFNPSP; encoded by the exons ATGTCGGCGTCAAATGCTTTCCGGTGGAACCTTTGCTTGCTGTGCCTGCTATGTTTGGTCTGCTTGCCCTCCGGCGTCACATCCGACGAGATTCAACTTTTACTCAAAGTGAAAGCAGAGCTTCAGAATTTCGACACCTACGTGTTCGATTCCTGGGAATCGAATGATTCCGCATGCAATTTCAGGGGAATCACTTGCAATTCGGATGGTAGGGTCAGGGAAATCGAACTCTCCAATCAGCGGCTATCGGGAGTTGTTCCTCTTGAATCAATATGCCAGCTTGAGTCATTGGAGAAGCTGTCACTGGGGTTCAACTTTTTGCAGGGAACCATTTCCGGGGATTTGAACAAGTGCGTTGGATTACAGTATCTGGACCTGGGCAATAATTTATTTACGGGTCCTCTTCCAGATTTCTCTTCCTTGAGTGGATTGAAGCATCTGTACCTCAATAGCAGTGGATTTTCGGGTCTCTTTCCATGGAAATCTCTTCAAAACATGTCCGGTCTAATTTCGCTAAGCCTCGGCGACAATCCATTCCAGCCGAGTCCTATCGCAGAGGAGGTTTTTAAGCTTTATGATTTGAATTGGCTTTATCTCTCGAATTGCAGTATCAACGGAACACTTCCGCCTGAAATTGGAAATCTCAACAAGCTCATAAATTTAGAGCTCTCTGATAATTACTTATCCGGTGAGATTCCAGCAGAGATTGGGAAGCTCAGCAAGCTGTGGCAGCTGGAGCTTTACGCTAACGAATTGACAGGGAAAATCCCTGTTGGATTTCGGAATCTCACCAATCTCGAGAACTTTGATGCTTCCGATAACAACCTAGAGGGCGACCTATCGGAGTTGAGGTTCTTGAATCAACTAGTTTCGCTGCAACTCTTCGAGAACTCATTTTCTGGACAAATACCGGAGGAGTTCGGAGAGTTTAGGCGACTGGTGAACCTATCACTCTTCTCCAACAAGCTCTCCGGTCCTATCCCTCAGAAGCTTGGTTCTTGGGCAGACTTTGATTACATTGACGTGTCTGAGAATTCCTTAACGGGTCCAATTCCGCCGGATATGTGCAAGAATGGGAAGATGAAGGAGCTTCTGATGCTTCAGAACAAGTTTACGGGTGAGATTCCAGTGACTTACGCCAGCTGTTCCACATTAACTCGTTTCCGGGTAAACAACAACTCGCTTTCAGGCACAGTTCCTGCCGGAATATGGGGATTGCCCAATGTAAATATAATTGACATCACGATGAACGCGTTTGAAGGTTCCATTACTTCCGATATTGCAAAAGCAAAATCTCTCGGACAACTCTTCGTGGGAAACAATAGGTTGTCTGGGGAATTGCCAGTGGAGATTTCAAAAGCTTCATCATTGGTGTCAATTGATCTGAGCAACAATCAATTCTCCAGAGAAATTCCGGCTACCATCGGTGAACTAAAAAACCTGGGTAGTCTCCATTTACAAAACAACATGTTCTCTGGTTCAATACCAAAGGAGTTGGGCTCTTGCGACTCTCTCAGTGATCTGAACATTGCTCACAATTTACTTTCCGGCAAAATTCCATCTTCACTCGGATCTCTACCTACTCTCAATTCTTTGAATTTGTCCGAAAACCAACTCTCCGGTGAAATTCCGGCAAGTTTGTCATCTCTCAGGCTGAGCCTTCTCGACCTGTCCCACAATCGGTTAACTGGACGCGTGCCTCAATCTCTTTCCATAGAGGCCTACAACGGCAGCTTCGCGGGAAATGCTGGCCTCTGCAGCCCCAATATCAGTTTCTTCCGGCGGTGTCCACCGGATTCCCGCATATCGAGGGAGCAGCGGACGCTCATAGTTTGTTTCATCATAGGTTCAATGGTCTTGCTGGGCTCGCTGGCAGGCTTCTTTTTCTTGAAGAGTAAAGAAAAAGATGACCGGTCGTTGAAGGACGATTCTTGGGATGTGAAATCATTCCATATGTTGAGTTTCACAGAAGATGAGATTCTCAATTCGATTAAGCAGGAGAATCTCATCGGAAAAGGCGGTTGCGGAAATGTGTACAAAGTGTCACTATCAAACGGCAATGAACTTGCAGTGAAACACATCTGGAATTCAGACTCCGGCGGAAGGAAAAAGACCCGGAGTACCACGCCCATGCTGGCAAAGCGTAGCGGAAAGTCGTCGGAGTTTGACGCGGAGGTTCAGACGCTGAGCTCTATTAGGCATGTGAACGTGGTGAAGCTGTACTGTAGCATTACGAGTGAGGATTCAAGCCTATTGGTGTACGAGTATCTACCAAATGGGAGTCTGTGGGATCGTCTCCACACTTCCAGGAAGATGGAGCTTGATTGGGAGACAAGGTACGAGATTGCATTGGGGGCTGCCAAAGGATTAGAATATCTACACCATAGCTGTGAAAGGCCTGTGATTCATAGGGATGTCAAGTCTAGTAACATTCTGTTGGATGAGTTTTTGAAGCCTAGAATTGCTGATTTTGGGCTCGCCAAAATCGTTCAAGCTAATGGTGGTGGTAAGGACTCCACCCATGTCATTGCTGGAACCCACGGCTACATCGCTCCTG AGTATGGTTACACATATAAAGTAAATGAGAAGAGTGATGTATACAGTTTTGGAGTTGTTTTAATGGAGCTGGTGACTGGGAAAAGGCCAATTGAGCCTGACTATGGAGAGAACAGGGACATAGTGAGCTGGGTGTGCAGCAACATCAAGACTAGAGAGAGTGTGCTAAGTATCGTAGATTCAAGAATTCCAGAAGCACTCAAGGAAGATGCAGTGAAGGTATTGAGAATTGCAATTCTCTGTACGGCAAGGCTTCCAGCGCTGAGACCTACAATGAGGGGCGTGGTTCAAATGATAGAAGAAGCAGAGCCTTGTAGACTGGTTGGCATCATTGTCAATAAGGACGGTGTTACTAAGAAAATGGAAGGCAAAACAGAGAAATTCAATCCAAGCCCCTAA